From Lagenorhynchus albirostris chromosome 15, mLagAlb1.1, whole genome shotgun sequence, one genomic window encodes:
- the LOC132505768 gene encoding protein transport protein Sec61 subunit gamma-like gives MDQVMQFVEPSRQFVKASIRLVKRCTKPDRKESQKIAMATAIGFAIMGFIGFFVKLIHIPINNIIVGG, from the exons ATGGATCAGGTAATGCAGTTCGTTGAGCCAAGTCGGCAGTTTGTGAAGGCCTCGATTCGGCTGGT aaaaagatgcaccaAACCTGATAGAAAAGAATCCCAGAAGATCGCCATGGCAACAGCAATAGGATTTGCTATAATGGGATTCATTGGCTTTTTTGTGAAATTGATCCATATTCCTATTAATAACATCATTGTTGGTGGCTGA